The following proteins are encoded in a genomic region of Desulfosporosinus youngiae DSM 17734:
- a CDS encoding sodium:solute symporter family protein: MLSVVTTWALYVIYMGALVGFGIYMWWRNRNASANEYYTANNQIHWFVLCMTYIAALMSTWVFFSGPGGYYRGGFGYFMSELSYMPLFPVLTYFVMNKVWLLNTQRNYTTPADIYYDRFRSPVLRLILALVFFSVSLPYAAAIYIACGQAAQIASGGAVSYNAVVIFVGLTALLFIPFGGVKSVAFAATVQGWIFMVALWVIGIAGLKYGYGGNLPAAISNVWNNVSSWFSYPGPDNWVPYSARFGYPLACAIGWTIMLPDVFIRAGYMGKDLGAQRKLMAYQPILQIIVWSGTMFIGFVAIALLPGLKGSETELVIPLLIEKVISPHTIGGAALLMGIFVWGALAKGLSAATSHLLVAGSIISEDILANTFKLKVKPSVHTTIARCSVALLGLAALGLALKPPELIWTLIMFAIAVVMPMFPVLVGALYWRRATAPAATIASAVGVIGVLLTYKFGYGDSWYGVFGMLISLVLFVGISLVTKPTDENVLDEFYGALETAESKYYAN, encoded by the coding sequence AAACAACCAGATTCATTGGTTCGTTCTTTGTATGACCTATATTGCTGCACTAATGAGTACCTGGGTATTTTTCTCAGGGCCAGGAGGTTACTATCGGGGCGGGTTCGGGTATTTTATGTCAGAGCTCAGTTATATGCCTTTGTTCCCCGTTCTGACGTATTTTGTCATGAACAAGGTATGGCTGTTAAACACTCAAAGAAACTATACAACTCCGGCGGATATTTACTATGATCGTTTTCGGAGTCCTGTTTTAAGGTTGATTTTAGCTCTAGTATTCTTTAGCGTATCCTTACCGTATGCTGCGGCAATTTATATTGCCTGTGGTCAGGCTGCACAAATCGCCAGTGGTGGAGCGGTTTCCTATAATGCAGTGGTTATATTTGTCGGATTGACGGCGTTGTTATTTATTCCTTTCGGCGGCGTAAAATCTGTAGCCTTTGCAGCGACAGTTCAAGGTTGGATTTTCATGGTTGCGTTGTGGGTAATCGGCATAGCAGGATTGAAATATGGGTATGGCGGCAATCTTCCAGCTGCTATTTCGAACGTATGGAATAATGTGAGTTCATGGTTTTCTTATCCCGGCCCGGACAATTGGGTTCCGTATTCCGCCCGGTTTGGCTATCCGTTAGCTTGTGCAATCGGTTGGACGATTATGTTGCCGGATGTCTTTATTCGAGCGGGCTACATGGGTAAAGATCTTGGAGCCCAAAGAAAACTGATGGCCTATCAACCGATTCTTCAGATTATCGTTTGGTCGGGAACCATGTTTATCGGATTTGTAGCTATTGCTTTACTCCCGGGGTTAAAAGGCAGTGAGACAGAACTCGTAATTCCTTTATTGATTGAAAAAGTCATCTCTCCACATACGATTGGCGGTGCCGCACTTTTAATGGGAATTTTCGTATGGGGTGCTTTAGCAAAAGGGTTATCAGCGGCAACATCTCACCTTCTCGTGGCAGGCTCGATCATTTCTGAAGATATTTTAGCGAACACATTCAAGTTGAAAGTTAAGCCGAGTGTTCATACGACGATTGCGCGTTGTTCCGTAGCACTTCTGGGCTTAGCCGCTCTAGGGCTCGCACTCAAGCCGCCCGAATTAATTTGGACCTTGATTATGTTTGCTATTGCAGTGGTTATGCCGATGTTTCCCGTCCTTGTCGGGGCACTCTACTGGAGAAGAGCAACAGCCCCCGCAGCCACTATTGCTTCGGCCGTTGGGGTTATCGGTGTATTGCTTACGTATAAGTTTGGATATGGGGATAGCTGGTATGGAGTCTTTGGTATGCTGATTTCACTGGTCCTTTTTGTCGGAATCAGCTTAGTAACGAAACCAACGGACGAAAATGTTCTGGACGAGTTTTATGGAGCTCTTGAAACGGCGGAATCAAAATATTATGCGAATTAA